The following proteins are encoded in a genomic region of Galbibacter sp. BG1:
- a CDS encoding BamA/TamA family outer membrane protein, whose translation MKNTIPSYYFFGLLISILLLHACSVKKYIPEDEALYTGAEINFKTETKIEDKDDIEAELNGLLRPEPNSKFLGVRWGLLTHYKNQKEKPGFINKYLNKKIGEEPVYLSNVDVTKTEDLIQNRLENRGFFNNIISATVDKKKKTASTVYQVEVSKPYVLETLSLDADSLAVSDSIQKSLDETLLKKGSRFDLALFKKERQRIDTYLKAKGYYNFNDDFLIFEADTNQYDTKKFDLYLRFKQETPGKSKIPYKLNSVKVYANYSVETENVSQDTVTIDGVDYIQHDDFFKPERLDPFVLLDSGQYYNPQTSKFTSNRLSKIGIYKYTTIRYDKVKPFEEGDSIGLLDAKILLSPRSKHSLRAEIQANSKSNNYVGPALALTYTNRNIFDGGEIFSVSPRFGYEKQIAGGSNAGLTSLQLGLKTDLIFPRILFPYKFDYGFQYEVPKTKISLGLEYLDREEFYTTTSILATFGYTWNANRFVYHELTPLSFNYSSLSNVSDEFNDILTANPFLARSFDQKFIAGLTYGFVYNEISDIKKRNPIYFAANFEIAGNVLDLLSRDPNEEGVKEVLGLEYAQFVRTDVDFRYQYRISKEQALVARLFGGIGIAYGNSETMPYARQYYSGGPFSVRAFRIRSLGPGTYTVPEDEETDQTFLDQTGDIRLEANLEYRFPLVSFVKGALFADAGNVWLRKENTEISGGEISSGFLKELGVGVGAGVRVDIQGFVIRFDLAAPIHKPFERRYNFDLNNPILNFAFGYPF comes from the coding sequence TTGAAAAATACCATACCATCATACTATTTTTTTGGATTGTTGATTTCCATTTTGTTGCTGCATGCGTGTAGTGTAAAGAAGTACATCCCCGAAGATGAAGCGCTTTACACTGGCGCAGAAATCAATTTCAAAACTGAAACCAAAATAGAAGACAAAGATGATATAGAAGCGGAGCTCAATGGCCTTTTAAGGCCTGAGCCAAATTCTAAATTTCTAGGAGTTCGGTGGGGACTGCTAACACATTATAAGAACCAGAAAGAGAAACCGGGATTTATTAATAAATATTTAAACAAGAAAATAGGGGAGGAACCTGTTTACCTTTCCAATGTAGATGTTACCAAAACAGAAGACCTCATTCAAAACCGACTTGAGAATCGTGGTTTTTTCAATAATATCATTTCCGCTACTGTAGATAAAAAGAAAAAAACGGCCTCTACGGTTTATCAAGTGGAGGTTTCCAAACCTTATGTATTGGAGACCCTGAGTTTAGATGCTGACAGCTTGGCGGTATCCGATTCTATTCAGAAATCCTTGGATGAAACCTTGTTAAAAAAGGGTTCAAGGTTCGATTTGGCGTTATTTAAAAAGGAAAGACAACGTATTGATACCTATTTAAAGGCCAAAGGATATTATAATTTTAATGATGATTTTTTAATTTTTGAAGCCGATACCAATCAATATGACACTAAGAAGTTCGATTTATACCTGAGATTTAAACAGGAAACCCCGGGAAAATCTAAAATTCCCTATAAATTGAATTCGGTTAAGGTATATGCCAATTATTCGGTGGAAACCGAAAATGTTTCCCAAGACACCGTAACTATTGATGGTGTGGATTACATACAGCACGACGATTTTTTTAAGCCGGAAAGATTAGACCCTTTTGTGCTGTTGGATTCCGGTCAATATTACAATCCACAAACTTCTAAATTTACCAGTAACCGACTTTCAAAAATCGGTATCTATAAATATACTACCATTCGCTACGACAAAGTAAAACCTTTTGAAGAGGGCGATAGTATAGGCCTCTTGGACGCTAAAATATTATTATCCCCAAGAAGTAAACATTCGTTAAGGGCGGAAATACAGGCAAATTCAAAATCGAATAACTATGTTGGGCCTGCCTTGGCGCTTACCTATACCAATAGAAACATTTTTGACGGAGGGGAAATATTTAGTGTTTCTCCACGTTTCGGGTACGAAAAGCAAATAGCCGGAGGAAGCAATGCGGGGTTAACCAGTTTACAGCTCGGATTAAAGACCGATCTTATCTTTCCGAGGATCTTGTTTCCATATAAATTTGATTATGGATTTCAATATGAAGTCCCGAAAACAAAAATTAGTTTGGGACTGGAGTATTTGGATCGGGAAGAATTTTACACAACTACGTCCATTCTGGCAACATTTGGATATACATGGAATGCCAATCGCTTTGTGTATCACGAATTGACTCCGCTTAGTTTTAACTACAGTAGCTTATCGAATGTTTCTGATGAATTTAACGATATTCTTACTGCAAATCCGTTTTTGGCACGAAGTTTCGATCAGAAATTTATAGCCGGACTTACTTATGGATTTGTATACAATGAGATTTCTGATATTAAAAAACGAAACCCAATATATTTTGCTGCTAATTTTGAAATTGCTGGGAATGTTTTGGATTTACTCAGTAGGGATCCAAATGAAGAAGGAGTAAAAGAAGTATTGGGGTTGGAGTATGCCCAATTTGTAAGAACTGATGTTGATTTTAGGTATCAGTACCGAATAAGCAAAGAACAGGCTTTGGTGGCCCGTTTGTTTGGAGGGATAGGAATTGCCTATGGAAATTCGGAAACCATGCCCTACGCAAGACAGTATTATTCTGGAGGACCTTTTAGTGTACGTGCCTTTAGAATTAGGTCTCTGGGGCCTGGTACGTACACAGTACCAGAAGATGAAGAAACTGATCAGACCTTTTTAGATCAAACCGGTGATATTCGTTTGGAAGCGAATTTAGAATACAGATTTCCACTGGTTTCATTCGTAAAGGGAGCGTTGTTTGCAGATGCTGGGAATGTTTGGTTGCGAAAGGAGAATACGGAAATTTCTGGAGGGGAGATTTCTTCCGGATTTTTAAAAGAGCTCGGGGTTGGTGTAGGTGCGGGCGTACGCGTGGATATTCAAGGGTTTGTAATTCGTTTCGATCTGGCGGCCCCGATTCATAAACCCTTTGAGAGACGTTATAATTTTGATCTAAACAATCCCATTTTAAACTTTGCTTTTGGATATCCTTTTTAA
- a CDS encoding DUF4252 domain-containing protein, protein MFKKHLFVSLLLITFLAVSCGSSVESFYDKHKNDTNVTAVQVPKFMYSILGNLSPEMNDVMKNVSDIRFMNLPSSSSLRNQQINTEIDKITKSGYSDIFRKNNEENRSLLTVKEQGNTIKQIILHNSKGNNNSLLYLKGNFDADKIKRMAEDEKFSEFNSILDNKY, encoded by the coding sequence TGTTTAAAAAACACCTATTCGTAAGCCTCCTCCTAATTACTTTTTTAGCTGTTTCCTGCGGAAGTTCTGTAGAAAGCTTCTACGATAAACATAAAAACGATACCAATGTAACGGCTGTTCAGGTGCCGAAGTTTATGTATTCCATTCTTGGAAATTTATCCCCAGAAATGAATGACGTAATGAAAAATGTGTCGGATATTCGCTTTATGAACCTCCCCTCTAGTTCCTCCCTTAGAAATCAACAAATCAACACCGAAATAGATAAAATCACCAAAAGTGGATACTCTGATATTTTTCGAAAAAACAACGAAGAAAACAGGAGTTTACTAACTGTTAAAGAACAGGGCAATACCATAAAACAAATTATATTGCACAACAGTAAGGGCAACAACAATTCATTGCTCTATTTAAAAGGAAATTTTGATGCAGATAAAATAAAACGAATGGCAGAAGATGAGAAATTTTCTGAGTTCAACTCGATATTAGATAATAAATATTGA